The Streptomyces sp. NBC_00102 genome segment CGGCCGCCGAGCTCCACCACGGGTGCCCGCCGGAACCGGGCCGCTCCCCGGGGGTGGCGCGCGGTCCGAGGAACCGGACCACACCGGCGTCGTGCAGGGCCAGCAGCTCCCGCAGGCGCACCGGCGGCGGCCCGTTGTTCAGCCGGAACGCCAGGTCGACGAAGTCCGCGTACTCCCCGAACCAGCTCTCGGCGGTGAGCCCGCCGTCCTGCACCGCGCCGAACAGCAGCTTGCGCGCCTTGCCGAAGGAGCGGTGGGCGACCTTGAGGCTGCTCGCGGCGCCCTTGGCGGTCTCGGCCAGGTCGAGGAGCAGGCGGCCGCGGATCGCGGCCTCGAACCCCGCCTGGTCGGTCCAGTCCCGCGCCGCGAGGGCCGCGTCGCCGTCCAGGTCGAGCCGGAGGTCCGGGTCCGGTACCGCGTCGGCGACGGCTTCCCGCCAGGCGTCGCTGTCGGGCGGCAGCGAGGCGAGCGCGTCCAGCAGGCCCGTCAGCGGGAACGCGAAGGCGTCCGGGTCCACCGTCGCGAGATGCGTGTAGTAGTCCCCGAGGGTGTCGCGGGCGATGGCCGGGCCCAGGCCGTCGAACCGTCCCGGCCGCGGCCGGCCGCGCAGCGCCCCGGTGAGGAAGCGGTGCCGGCCGGCCCCGTCCGGTACGTCCGTACCCGGGCGGCACCAGTAGGGCACGCCCTGCCGCGAGGTGGCGTGCAGCACGGGCTCCCGGCCCGAGGGCTCGTACCGCAGGCCGTACGGTGCGGTGTCGTCGGGTACGAAGCGTCCGCCCCGGCCCGCCGTGAGCAGGGTGGTGACGTCGAAGAAGCTCAGCCCGAGCCCTTCGACCACGACGTCGGCGCCCGGCCGGGCCGCGGAGAGGTCCTGGTCGCTCGCGTTGTCGCCGCGCAGCCGCCGGACGGGCTTCCCCGGGCCGGCGGGCTTCTCGTGATCACCGGCGGCCCGGTGGGCGCGGGCCGGGGTGGACCAGCCGGTGCAGAGGACCACCGCGTCGGCGAGCAGCGGGGCGGCTCCGCCGGCGAGGGTGAGCCGGTAGCGCCCGCCGGTCCGCTCGACGTCGGTCACCCGGTCGCGCCACCAGTCGTGGCGCACCCCCCGCGGAAGCGAGCCGGTCACCGTCTCGTGGCACCAGGTCAGATAGTGGCCGAGCAGGACGCGCGGGGTGCAGGTGTCGGCGGTCGCGGCCCTGACCGAGGCCGCCAGGACGGGGCGCCGCGCCAGGTCGGCGGCGAGCGCCCTGCCGAGGACGGGGCGGCCGGTTCCGTCGGTGGGCAGGCCCGCGTCGGGCGTACCGCCGTCGGCCGTCTCCCGCGCCGCCAGGGCGTCCGCGACCCGCCGCAGCCACTCCCAGAGGCTCGGCCCGGCGGCCTTCGGTCCTTCACTGCTGACCGAGGCGTCCGGCCACACGGTGAAGGCGGATGCCGGGGTGTTCATGAGCAGGTCGGCGCTCTGGTCGGTGCGCCAGATGCGGCCGGGGCCGGGCGGATACTCGTCCACGGAGACGAGCCGCAGCCGTCCGCCGGACGGCCGGAACTCCTCCAGGTTCGCCACCAGTCTCTCCAGGACCGAGGTTCCCCGGAATCCGCCGCCCACCACGACCACGGTCCGCTCGGCCGGTACGGCTGACTCAGGCATGGGCGGTCACCTCGGCGCGTCGCGCGGGCCGACGCAGCCCGTAGTTCGCGCGCAGGGTCGTCCCCGGGTACTCCGGCGGGCGCAGCCCGCGCCGCCGCAGCTCGGGGACCAGGTGCTCGACCATGGCGTACGTTCCCTGGTGCAGCAGGTCCGGTTGGAGGTTGACGCCGTCCAGTGCCCCGGCGCGGAACCACTCCTCCAGCCCGTCGGCCACCGTGGCGGCGTCGCCGACGAGCAGGTTGTCCGAGCCGAGTCCGCCGCCGAGCCCCTGGAGGAACTCGCGTACGGCGCGCGGCTTTTCGCGCTCCACGAAGCGGTGCACCGCCAGCAGGTGGGAGCGGTAGGAACTGGGAGCTCTCGACCGGGGGGACCGGGGGCAGCGGGGCGTCGAGCGGGAGGTGGTTCAGGTCGTAGCCGCTGAACAGGGCCACCTGTCCGAGCACGTGGCGGGGGTCGGCGAGTTGGTTCAACTCGGCTTCGAGCGCACGCGCTTCGGCCGTCGTGGCGGCGACGAGTACGCGGAAGCCCGCGAAGACGCGTATCGAGTCCGGGTCGCGCCCCTCGGCCTCGGCGCGGGCGCGCAGGTCCGTGCGGAAGTCGCGGCCCTCGTCGACGGCGCTGGCCGTCGTGTAGACGGAGTCGGCGTGCCGGGCGGCCAGGGAGCGGCCGTCGCCGGAGGAGCCGGCCTGCACGACGACGGGCCACCCCTGGGGCGGCCGGGGCGAGTTGAGCGGTCCGGCGATCCGGAAGTGCTCGCCCGCGTGGTCGACGGCGTGGATCTTCGCCGGGTCGACGTACCGGCCCCGCTCGCGGTCCTCGACGATCGCGTCGTCCTCCCAGCTGTCCCAGAGCTTCTTGACGGCCGTGACGAACTCGTCGGCCCTGCGGTAGCGGGCGGCGTGTTCGGGGAGGGCGTCCTGGCCGAAGTTCCGCGCGGCCGCCGGGATGGCGCTGGTCACCACGTTCCAGCCGAAGCGGCC includes the following:
- a CDS encoding FAD/NAD(P)-binding protein is translated as MPESAVPAERTVVVVGGGFRGTSVLERLVANLEEFRPSGGRLRLVSVDEYPPGPGRIWRTDQSADLLMNTPASAFTVWPDASVSSEGPKAAGPSLWEWLRRVADALAARETADGGTPDAGLPTDGTGRPVLGRALAADLARRPVLAASVRAATADTCTPRVLLGHYLTWCHETVTGSLPRGVRHDWWRDRVTDVERTGGRYRLTLAGGAAPLLADAVVLCTGWSTPARAHRAAGDHEKPAGPGKPVRRLRGDNASDQDLSAARPGADVVVEGLGLSFFDVTTLLTAGRGGRFVPDDTAPYGLRYEPSGREPVLHATSRQGVPYWCRPGTDVPDGAGRHRFLTGALRGRPRPGRFDGLGPAIARDTLGDYYTHLATVDPDAFAFPLTGLLDALASLPPDSDAWREAVADAVPDPDLRLDLDGDAALAARDWTDQAGFEAAIRGRLLLDLAETAKGAASSLKVAHRSFGKARKLLFGAVQDGGLTAESWFGEYADFVDLAFRLNNGPPPVRLRELLALHDAGVVRFLGPRATPGERPGSGGHPWWSSAAVPGTGVRSDLVIEARVPAPSLHAGTDPLLRALSGRGLAESFHLDSADGPVPTAAPRADPLTGLLHEPTGAQDPDGPGPRLYALGVLMRDTRVSSLAAPAPNTDAVALRESDRTARSVLAGIWDGRPDDVVPLSPGTAAGHRTTTSEVRA